The proteins below come from a single Nostoc sp. KVJ3 genomic window:
- a CDS encoding pseudouridine synthase — protein sequence MEVRLQKILAQWGIASRREAEEMIRQSRVQINGVLAHLGQKIDPQKDAIAIDGKPVSEKQRPALIYLLLHKPAGVVSTCYDPHRRTTVLDLLPKELREGSGIHPVGRLDADSTGALILTNDGNLTFGLTHPRHSISKTYHVLVKGHPPEAILQKWRQGVMLEGRKTRAAKVNLIERRAEQSFLEIVLQEGRNRQIRRIAQQLGYPVIQLHRTAIGPIQLQTPKEPLLSEGKYRSLNEHEIHFLQDQITQPNY from the coding sequence ATGGAGGTACGGTTACAAAAAATTCTTGCTCAATGGGGCATCGCCTCGCGTCGTGAAGCCGAAGAAATGATTAGGCAGTCACGGGTGCAGATCAATGGGGTATTGGCGCATTTGGGTCAAAAAATTGATCCCCAAAAAGATGCGATCGCTATTGATGGTAAACCTGTATCCGAAAAGCAGCGTCCGGCTTTAATATATCTATTGCTGCATAAACCTGCGGGAGTAGTTTCGACTTGCTACGACCCTCACCGAAGAACAACAGTCCTGGATTTACTACCGAAAGAATTACGGGAGGGTTCAGGTATTCACCCAGTTGGGCGTTTAGATGCAGACTCTACAGGAGCATTAATCCTGACTAACGACGGAAATCTGACATTTGGACTAACCCATCCCCGCCACAGTATTTCCAAGACATATCATGTTTTGGTCAAAGGACACCCCCCAGAAGCAATACTCCAAAAGTGGCGACAGGGTGTGATGTTGGAGGGAAGAAAAACCAGGGCGGCTAAGGTAAATCTAATAGAACGTCGTGCCGAGCAAAGCTTTTTAGAAATAGTATTGCAGGAGGGAAGAAATCGCCAAATTCGCCGGATAGCCCAACAGTTAGGATACCCAGTAATTCAGCTGCATCGGACTGCAATCGGCCCAATTCAATTACAAACTCCCAAAGAACCCTTATTGTCAGAGGGTAAATATCGTTCCCTAAACGAGCATGAAATTCACTTTTTGCAAGATCAGATAACGCAACCTAATTATTGA
- a CDS encoding phosphatidate cytidylyltransferase — MPWSRIISGIVAIALALSVTLLGGWYFTIMFAVVVFLGQQEYFNLVRARGIAPAAKTTMAVSLILLVICTIDGSLADAVMPLAGTLICFYLLFQPKFATIADVSASIMGLFYVGYLPSYWVRLRAIDSAAFSNLPLGAYWPTTWTDFWEKANSASLPEGFTATLLTFLCIWAADIGAYTIGKFFGKTRLSEISPKKTVEGAVFGITSSVAVAIAGAYYLHLPRSPFTGLALGLLIGIASLLGDLTESMLKRDAGVKDSGQLIPGHGGILDRTDSYIFTAPLVYYFVTLLLPLIAHR; from the coding sequence ATGCCTTGGTCTCGGATTATTAGTGGAATTGTTGCGATCGCTCTTGCTCTTTCTGTTACCCTTTTGGGGGGTTGGTACTTTACCATCATGTTTGCGGTTGTCGTCTTTTTGGGTCAACAGGAATATTTTAATTTGGTGCGAGCCAGAGGCATCGCTCCCGCAGCTAAAACCACTATGGCTGTCAGCCTAATTTTGCTAGTAATTTGTACTATTGATGGCAGTTTAGCTGACGCTGTAATGCCCTTAGCTGGCACACTTATCTGTTTTTATCTGTTATTTCAGCCCAAATTTGCCACGATCGCTGACGTTTCCGCTTCTATTATGGGACTATTTTACGTTGGTTATTTGCCAAGTTACTGGGTGCGGTTACGAGCAATTGATAGTGCTGCTTTTAGTAATCTCCCATTAGGAGCTTACTGGCCTACAACTTGGACAGATTTCTGGGAAAAGGCAAATTCTGCTTCTTTACCAGAAGGTTTTACAGCAACACTGCTGACTTTTTTGTGTATTTGGGCAGCCGATATTGGTGCTTATACTATTGGCAAATTCTTTGGGAAAACCCGTTTGTCTGAGATTAGCCCGAAAAAAACTGTAGAAGGTGCTGTCTTTGGCATTACTTCAAGTGTTGCTGTAGCCATAGCAGGAGCCTATTATCTCCATTTGCCCAGATCCCCGTTTACTGGTTTAGCTCTAGGTTTGCTGATTGGCATTGCTAGTCTTTTAGGGGATCTTACAGAGTCTATGCTTAAACGAGATGCTGGAGTCAAAGATTCTGGACAATTGATCCCCGGTCATGGTGGTATTTTAGACCGTACTGATAGTTATATTTTCACGGCTCCTTTGGTTTATTATTTTGTGACATTACTATTACCGCTAATAGCACATAGGTGA
- a CDS encoding serine/threonine-protein kinase encodes MVWNAGKSLFGGRYIIESQLGEGGIGITYLARNQRNELRVIKTLKEEILNHPAWILHRNKLRQDFRDEAVRLAVCHHPHIVQIETIFDDGNSPCMVMEYIEGEDLGQHLRRVGVLSESEALLYIRQIGDALTLIHSKGLLHRDLKPRNIMIRIDKSEAVLIDFGIAREFIPNVIQRHTVYRTPGFAPPEQYESEALRGEYIDIYALAATLYNLLTAVIPTSADDRRHNINLEPPQYFNPNISDRVNQAIMCGMDLESTYRPQSVQEWLDLLGTDPERTVAPITSTLVITPRLKLPLPVVLDRENWQCVQTLRGHSSMVHAIAISPDGQLIASGSNDKTIKLWQVGTGKLVRQLGRWSYGHSSMVHSVAFSPISPRFSYQGESGKSAGITDMNWGVLASGSWDNTIKLWDVNTGKEIRTLIGHTNWVNSVAFSPDGKLLVSGSADCTIKLWQVNTGIEIQTLTGHSDSVSSIAYSPRTVTTTNSQDRQFVASGSNDYTIKLWQVYTGRNIYTLAGHSFFVNCIAFSHDGEIIASGSGDNTIKLWQVYTGREIRTLIGHSDSVWSVAFSQDRQFLASGSWDKTIKLWHLHSGREISTLTGHSNYVRCVAFSPDGQTLVSGSDDDTIKIWRRG; translated from the coding sequence ATGGTGTGGAATGCAGGAAAGTCTTTATTCGGGGGACGCTACATTATTGAAAGCCAACTAGGTGAAGGTGGAATTGGCATTACTTACCTTGCCAGAAATCAACGGAATGAACTGCGAGTAATTAAAACCCTCAAAGAAGAAATCCTGAACCACCCCGCCTGGATACTCCACCGAAACAAGTTACGGCAAGACTTCCGTGATGAAGCAGTTAGGCTTGCTGTATGTCACCATCCTCACATAGTACAGATAGAAACCATCTTTGATGATGGAAATTCGCCTTGCATGGTGATGGAGTACATCGAAGGCGAAGACTTAGGACAGCACCTGAGACGAGTTGGAGTGCTATCAGAATCAGAAGCGCTGCTGTACATCCGGCAAATTGGCGATGCTTTAACACTAATCCATTCTAAAGGACTGCTGCATCGGGATCTCAAACCACGGAACATTATGATCCGCATTGATAAATCAGAAGCAGTGCTGATAGATTTTGGTATTGCTAGAGAATTTATTCCTAATGTAATCCAAAGACATACAGTTTATCGTACTCCTGGTTTTGCGCCACCTGAGCAGTATGAATCAGAAGCGCTACGGGGAGAATATATTGATATCTATGCCTTAGCTGCTACTTTGTATAATTTGCTTACCGCAGTTATACCAACAAGTGCGGATGATAGACGACACAATATTAATTTAGAACCACCACAGTATTTTAATCCCAACATCAGCGATAGGGTAAATCAAGCTATTATGTGTGGCATGGATTTGGAGTCAACCTATCGTCCCCAGTCTGTGCAAGAGTGGCTGGATTTATTAGGCACTGATCCTGAGAGGACAGTAGCGCCAATAACATCTACCTTGGTGATAACGCCTAGACTAAAATTACCTCTACCTGTTGTATTAGATCGGGAGAACTGGCAATGCGTACAGACCCTTAGAGGTCATTCTAGTATGGTTCATGCGATCGCCATTAGCCCTGATGGACAATTGATTGCTAGTGGTAGCAATGACAAGACTATCAAACTTTGGCAAGTGGGTACTGGCAAGCTAGTGCGTCAACTGGGTCGTTGGTCTTATGGTCATTCTAGTATGGTTCATTCTGTCGCCTTTAGCCCAATCTCACCAAGGTTTTCTTATCAAGGAGAATCAGGCAAATCTGCGGGAATCACAGATATGAACTGGGGGGTGTTGGCTAGTGGTAGTTGGGATAATACAATCAAATTGTGGGATGTAAACACAGGGAAAGAAATTCGCACTCTCATCGGTCATACCAACTGGGTGAATTCCGTTGCTTTTAGTCCCGATGGCAAACTTCTGGTTAGTGGTAGTGCTGACTGCACAATTAAACTGTGGCAAGTAAACACTGGTATAGAAATCCAAACTCTCACAGGTCATTCTGACTCAGTTTCGTCAATAGCTTACTCTCCGAGAACAGTTACAACAACCAATAGCCAAGATAGACAGTTTGTGGCTAGTGGCAGTAATGACTACACAATTAAACTGTGGCAAGTATACACTGGCAGAAATATCTACACACTCGCAGGTCATTCTTTCTTCGTCAACTGTATCGCCTTCAGCCACGATGGAGAAATTATTGCTAGTGGCAGCGGCGACAACACTATTAAATTGTGGCAAGTATACACAGGTAGAGAAATTCGTACTCTCATTGGTCATTCTGATTCAGTTTGGTCAGTTGCCTTTAGCCAAGATAGACAATTTCTCGCTAGTGGCAGTTGGGACAAGACTATCAAACTATGGCATTTACACAGTGGGAGAGAAATCAGCACCCTTACAGGGCATTCCAACTATGTTCGATGCGTTGCTTTTAGCCCTGATGGCCAAACCCTAGTTAGCGGTAGTGATGACGACACTATTAAGATTTGGCGACGGGGGTAA
- a CDS encoding peptidoglycan-binding protein: MWCGFGKSSATFAVTCLISASVVIADTGFAAPQRSYTPQQFRSVLRGLGYNVKVTSGALTDEETKKAIREFQTGYKLKPVDGIAGTKTQDFAANIVQILHRNLNAVVKPNPPLARDHFYGSRTEEVVKEYQKKYQLQETGIANLALRQKLNEEAKTVLTQPAATPTATPTAKPTAKPTAKPTAKPTAKPTAKPTAKPTAKPMATPTATPTATPTATPTATPTATPTTTP, encoded by the coding sequence ATGTGGTGTGGATTTGGAAAATCAAGCGCAACTTTTGCTGTTACTTGCCTGATAAGCGCTAGTGTGGTAATTGCAGACACAGGTTTTGCAGCCCCTCAACGTAGCTATACGCCCCAGCAATTCCGTTCTGTGTTGCGAGGGTTAGGCTATAACGTCAAGGTAACAAGTGGTGCTTTGACGGATGAGGAAACTAAAAAGGCAATTCGTGAATTTCAGACAGGTTATAAGCTCAAACCAGTTGACGGGATAGCAGGGACAAAAACCCAAGATTTTGCTGCCAACATCGTTCAAATTCTGCACAGAAATTTGAACGCAGTGGTTAAGCCCAATCCTCCCCTAGCGCGCGATCACTTTTATGGTTCCCGCACAGAAGAAGTGGTGAAGGAGTATCAGAAGAAATATCAGTTGCAAGAAACTGGAATTGCTAATTTAGCACTCCGCCAGAAGCTGAATGAAGAAGCAAAGACAGTATTAACTCAGCCAGCAGCGACACCGACGGCGACACCAACGGCTAAACCAACGGCTAAACCGACAGCTAAACCGACAGCTAAACCGACAGCTAAACCGACAGCTAAACCGACGGCTAAACCGACAGCTAAACCAATGGCGACACCAACAGCGACACCAACGGCGACACCAACGGCGACACCAACGGCGACACCAACGGCGACACCAACAACCACACCCTAG
- a CDS encoding c-type heme family protein, whose amino-acid sequence MLKNLNLKQKFTILLLVILTFGLSLSGFALSSLLRENAKQDISSTALMLMQTMSSVRKYTSTQVNPELADKLATEFLPQSVPAYSAREVFEILRKTPDYRDFFYKEATLNPTNLRDKADGFETEIVERFKNKSDLKEVSGFRSLPGGDIFYIARPLPILEESCLKCHSVPEAAPQSMITLYGTANGFGWKLNDIVGAQIISVPANNVISKANQSSLLIILIVSTIFIATILLVNLFLNRQVVIPLKRMTRIAEEVSTGHMEVEFEQMSNDEIGNLAKAFKRMQLSLEMAMKRIKRTQGGTGD is encoded by the coding sequence ATGCTAAAAAATCTGAATCTGAAACAAAAGTTTACAATTCTGTTATTAGTAATTTTGACATTCGGTCTAAGCTTGAGTGGATTTGCTCTTTCTTCTCTGCTCAGGGAGAATGCCAAACAAGATATTAGCTCAACAGCTCTCATGCTCATGCAAACTATGAGTTCTGTTCGTAAATACACCAGTACCCAAGTTAATCCAGAACTAGCTGATAAATTGGCTACTGAGTTTTTACCGCAAAGTGTCCCTGCATACTCAGCACGGGAGGTATTTGAGATTTTACGTAAAACACCAGACTACCGGGATTTCTTTTATAAAGAAGCAACTCTCAATCCTACAAATCTTCGAGATAAAGCTGACGGTTTTGAGACGGAAATTGTAGAAAGGTTCAAAAATAAATCAGACCTTAAAGAAGTAAGTGGATTTCGCTCACTTCCTGGTGGGGATATCTTTTACATTGCTCGTCCACTACCAATTTTAGAAGAAAGCTGTCTGAAGTGTCATAGTGTACCTGAAGCTGCGCCTCAAAGTATGATTACTCTTTATGGTACAGCTAATGGATTTGGTTGGAAGCTTAATGATATTGTCGGCGCTCAGATTATATCAGTACCGGCGAATAATGTCATCAGTAAAGCTAATCAGTCTTCCTTACTAATTATCCTAATTGTATCAACTATATTTATAGCAACTATCTTGTTAGTCAACTTGTTTTTGAATCGACAGGTTGTTATACCTCTCAAACGCATGACTCGCATAGCCGAGGAAGTCAGTACCGGACACATGGAGGTTGAATTCGAGCAAATGTCTAATGATGAAATCGGTAATTTAGCTAAAGCCTTTAAACGGATGCAGTTAAGTTTAGAAATGGCAATGAAAAGAATCAAACGCACTCAGGGAGGTACAGGGGATTAA
- the malQ gene encoding 4-alpha-glucanotransferase: protein MPFPRSSGILLHPTSFPSRFGVGDLGLEAYRFIDFLKESHQQYWQVLPLGPTGYGNSPYMCYSAMAGNPLLISPEKLRDEGLLTEEDFANLPGFPIEKVDFDQVVPIKIGLLKKACENFRANATPIQQKEFAGFCDSKAYWLDNYALFMALKDAHNGASWHTWEARFVKREPEALVEVEDRLNGDIFYYKFVQFEFFRQWSDLKSYANMRGIDIIGDIPIYVSHDSADVWAHPDIFCLDEETGVAAQMAGVPPDYFSATGQLWGNPVYNWEELQKQDFKWWVQRFEAMLDYVDIIRIDHFRGFEAYWSVPKGEETAMNGEWVEAPGDAFFEAIRQKLGKLPVLAEDLGVITPEVEALRDKYEFPGMKVLQFAFGSDPGNPFLPFNYPRNAVVYTGTHDNDTTLGWFNSANDYEKENLRLYLGCISPEGIHWDLIRLALSSIANQAIIPLQDILGLGNEARMNFPSIAVGNWEWRYQSGALREELGDRLKVLTKLNGRAPEAQ from the coding sequence ATGCCTTTTCCTAGATCCAGTGGCATTTTGCTACATCCCACTTCCTTCCCCAGTCGATTTGGCGTTGGAGACTTAGGCTTAGAAGCCTATCGCTTTATTGATTTTCTCAAAGAGAGCCATCAACAATATTGGCAAGTTTTACCCTTGGGCCCCACTGGATACGGCAATTCTCCGTATATGTGCTACTCAGCAATGGCAGGAAATCCCCTGCTGATTAGCCCAGAAAAACTGCGAGATGAGGGTTTACTAACAGAAGAAGACTTTGCTAATTTACCAGGATTTCCGATAGAAAAGGTAGATTTCGACCAGGTTGTGCCAATTAAGATTGGACTACTCAAAAAAGCCTGTGAAAACTTTAGAGCTAATGCTACGCCCATCCAGCAGAAAGAGTTTGCAGGTTTTTGCGACAGTAAAGCCTATTGGCTAGATAACTACGCCTTATTTATGGCGCTGAAAGATGCTCACAATGGTGCAAGCTGGCATACATGGGAAGCAAGATTTGTCAAGCGCGAACCAGAAGCATTAGTGGAAGTAGAAGATCGGCTCAATGGAGATATTTTCTATTACAAGTTTGTCCAATTTGAGTTTTTCCGGCAGTGGTCAGACTTGAAAAGCTACGCCAATATGCGCGGTATTGACATTATTGGCGATATCCCTATTTACGTATCTCATGATAGTGCTGATGTGTGGGCACATCCCGACATTTTTTGTTTAGACGAAGAAACAGGAGTTGCTGCTCAAATGGCAGGAGTTCCACCTGATTACTTCAGCGCTACAGGTCAATTGTGGGGCAATCCGGTTTATAACTGGGAAGAACTGCAAAAACAAGACTTTAAGTGGTGGGTACAGCGCTTTGAAGCCATGCTGGATTATGTAGATATAATTCGCATTGACCACTTCCGGGGCTTCGAGGCTTATTGGTCAGTACCCAAAGGTGAAGAAACTGCTATGAATGGCGAATGGGTGGAAGCGCCTGGAGACGCTTTTTTTGAAGCGATTAGACAAAAGTTAGGCAAGCTACCCGTCTTGGCGGAAGATTTGGGAGTGATTACACCAGAAGTAGAAGCACTGCGAGACAAATATGAATTTCCTGGCATGAAGGTTTTGCAGTTTGCCTTTGGTTCTGATCCCGGTAATCCATTTTTACCATTCAATTACCCGCGAAATGCTGTAGTTTATACGGGTACTCACGATAATGACACAACTTTAGGCTGGTTTAATTCGGCTAATGACTACGAAAAGGAAAACTTACGGCTTTATTTAGGTTGTATTAGTCCTGAAGGTATCCACTGGGATTTAATTCGCCTGGCTTTAAGTTCTATAGCTAACCAAGCGATTATTCCCTTACAAGATATTTTAGGATTAGGAAACGAAGCACGGATGAATTTTCCCAGTATTGCGGTAGGTAACTGGGAGTGGCGCTATCAATCAGGAGCATTGAGAGAAGAATTAGGCGATCGCTTAAAAGTTCTGACCAAGCTCAATGGACGCGCCCCAGAAGCCCAGTAA
- a CDS encoding DUF2993 domain-containing protein, with amino-acid sequence MPEQNSQTTPANKIRIITQVVTKALKLWLRAQVSQISELEVEIKTSDRELLSGRIPLVSIFATHAVYQGLLITKIQLTAENIQINIGSVLKGKPLRLLETVPVVGDLIVDEKDLNASLSSHLLSTALSDLLVKVLPTHFSESQPINWQEIILDNNQIILRGLRVTNSETTPLEICLGLRLINGHELQLAHIKIKSHQQDVLDDNHEYNVDLGSDVDIQELTLIPGKLVCRGGIKINP; translated from the coding sequence ATGCCAGAGCAAAATTCTCAAACAACACCTGCAAATAAGATACGTATAATTACGCAGGTAGTCACAAAAGCCCTAAAGCTCTGGTTGAGAGCGCAAGTGAGCCAAATATCGGAATTAGAAGTGGAGATTAAAACAAGCGATCGCGAACTTCTCTCTGGACGCATCCCCTTGGTATCTATTTTTGCTACTCATGCAGTTTATCAAGGTCTCCTGATTACAAAAATTCAATTAACAGCAGAAAATATTCAGATAAACATTGGTTCCGTACTCAAGGGAAAACCTCTAAGACTGTTAGAAACAGTACCAGTAGTTGGCGATTTGATCGTAGACGAGAAGGATCTGAATGCTTCTCTCTCATCTCATTTATTATCGACTGCTTTGAGCGATTTACTGGTTAAGGTTTTACCGACACATTTCTCAGAGTCACAACCAATTAACTGGCAAGAAATTATTCTTGATAACAATCAAATTATACTGCGAGGCTTGAGAGTAACCAATAGTGAAACAACGCCTCTAGAGATTTGTCTGGGCTTACGGTTAATCAATGGACATGAGTTGCAACTAGCACATATAAAAATAAAGTCTCACCAGCAAGATGTATTAGACGACAATCATGAATACAACGTGGATCTTGGTTCAGATGTCGATATCCAAGAACTAACACTGATCCCAGGCAAGTTGGTGTGTCGTGGAGGGATTAAAATTAATCCTTGA
- a CDS encoding serine/threonine-protein kinase: protein MSQSPMTRPEIAAGTLIDNRYIIQKLLGQGGLGRTYLAFDTRRFNEACVLKEFAPIGTGESGLEQYRNLFKREAKILHQLQHPQIPKFLACFEGDGRLFLVQEYVDGKTYSRLLGELQRQGRNFSEEEVIQWLKNLLPVLEYVHQHNIIHRDISPDNIMLPDGKHLPVLIDFGVGKQIADINEARSSNHQVTFVGKMSLVGKVGYAPREQISLGLCSPSSDLYALGVTAIVLLTGRDPSLLMDQYSLEWNWRYYTYVSDSFAQVLDCMLADRPNKRYQTAREVIIDLERIGQPEVTKSPAIMPPDDLPATLFNPEFQEISPISQSYNQAGETIFSSPSLPGSPQSGRIEQQQPSLQPGFIKHCQQELAYHIGPIANFIIEEILAQNPYTSPEQFVELITREIPDFQAAFEFKKSLLS, encoded by the coding sequence ATGTCACAGTCCCCTATGACAAGACCAGAAATAGCTGCTGGAACTCTAATCGATAACCGTTATATTATCCAAAAACTTCTGGGACAGGGAGGATTGGGGCGAACTTACTTGGCGTTTGACACTCGGCGCTTTAATGAAGCCTGTGTTCTCAAGGAGTTTGCACCCATTGGCACAGGGGAAAGTGGACTAGAACAATATCGCAACTTATTTAAAAGAGAAGCAAAAATTCTTCATCAATTGCAACATCCTCAAATTCCCAAGTTTTTGGCTTGCTTTGAAGGAGATGGTCGGTTATTTCTGGTACAAGAGTATGTTGACGGTAAAACATATTCTAGGCTGTTGGGAGAACTTCAACGTCAAGGTAGAAACTTTTCTGAAGAAGAAGTTATCCAGTGGCTAAAGAATCTGCTACCTGTTTTAGAATATGTCCACCAGCACAATATCATCCATCGAGATATTTCTCCTGACAACATTATGTTACCCGATGGTAAACATTTACCAGTGTTAATTGATTTTGGTGTAGGTAAGCAAATTGCTGACATAAACGAGGCAAGAAGTTCTAACCACCAGGTTACTTTTGTTGGTAAAATGTCCCTTGTAGGGAAAGTGGGATATGCTCCCCGCGAACAGATTAGCTTGGGTTTATGTTCCCCATCTAGTGACCTTTATGCTTTGGGGGTAACAGCTATTGTCCTACTTACAGGTAGAGATCCATCCTTACTGATGGATCAGTACTCATTAGAATGGAACTGGCGTTATTATACCTACGTTAGCGATAGTTTTGCTCAAGTTCTTGATTGTATGTTGGCAGATAGACCTAACAAGCGATACCAAACAGCCAGGGAAGTTATCATAGATTTAGAGCGGATTGGACAACCAGAAGTGACAAAATCTCCTGCAATCATGCCGCCTGATGATTTGCCCGCTACGCTATTTAACCCTGAATTTCAGGAAATATCGCCAATATCGCAGTCATACAACCAAGCTGGAGAAACAATTTTTAGTTCACCTAGTTTACCTGGTAGTCCACAAAGTGGGCGAATTGAACAACAACAACCTTCGCTCCAACCTGGATTTATCAAACATTGTCAGCAAGAGTTAGCTTACCATATTGGGCCAATAGCAAATTTCATTATAGAAGAAATATTAGCTCAAAATCCTTACACTTCGCCTGAGCAATTTGTTGAACTAATCACCAGGGAAATTCCTGACTTTCAAGCAGCTTTTGAATTCAAGAAAAGCTTATTGTCATAA
- a CDS encoding helix-turn-helix domain-containing protein, with the protein MKWLRKKNNHQPSLSLEQQRAEKLAELGAQLWALRQEQGLSLEQMVALTRVPRRLLQAIEEGNLNDLPEPVYIQGLIRQFADALGLNGVEFSANFPISSAQLNPQGMGNTSPLSQLRPIHLYFLYILLIVCSVNGLSLLLNNAILQASNSSQPYPKQKSIVKPEPTQPQESPEVLPVSDPLNTAQQKQPVQIGVTLKASSWIRVIADGKTQFEGVLPEGTHRTWKAQEQLTVKTDNAGGVLMSVNQEKAKEMGEPGKEEEVRIAAKPKF; encoded by the coding sequence ATGAAATGGCTAAGAAAGAAGAATAATCACCAGCCATCACTTTCATTAGAGCAACAACGGGCTGAAAAGTTGGCAGAATTGGGCGCTCAACTTTGGGCATTGCGTCAAGAACAGGGACTATCTCTAGAGCAAATGGTTGCATTAACCAGAGTTCCCCGACGATTATTACAGGCGATCGAAGAAGGCAATTTAAACGATCTGCCAGAACCAGTCTATATTCAGGGTTTGATCAGGCAATTCGCCGATGCATTAGGCTTGAATGGAGTAGAATTTTCTGCCAATTTTCCCATCAGTTCTGCACAATTAAATCCCCAAGGGATGGGGAATACTTCACCCCTGAGTCAACTTCGTCCGATTCATCTTTACTTCCTTTACATATTGCTAATAGTATGCTCAGTAAATGGCTTATCTCTGTTATTAAATAACGCCATATTGCAAGCAAGTAATAGCTCCCAGCCATATCCAAAACAAAAATCCATTGTTAAACCAGAGCCAACTCAACCACAAGAGTCACCAGAGGTTCTACCTGTCAGCGATCCCCTCAACACCGCACAACAGAAACAGCCTGTACAGATAGGCGTTACCTTGAAAGCATCATCTTGGATTCGCGTCATAGCCGATGGCAAAACTCAGTTTGAGGGTGTTCTCCCAGAGGGAACTCACCGCACTTGGAAAGCTCAAGAGCAACTGACAGTTAAAACTGATAATGCTGGTGGTGTTTTGATGAGCGTTAATCAAGAGAAAGCCAAGGAAATGGGAGAGCCAGGGAAAGAGGAAGAAGTTAGGATTGCGGCAAAACCTAAGTTTTGA
- a CDS encoding NUDIX hydrolase — MSYRNPAPTVDIIIELVDRPHRPIVLIERHNLPLGWAIPGGFVDYGEAVEVAARREAEEETGLQVELVEQLLVYSDRDRDPRQHTISIVFLATASGEPKAGDDAKGVGIFESWCVPGNLCFDHDRILRDYWRYRHYGIRPRLG, encoded by the coding sequence ATGTCTTACCGAAATCCTGCACCAACAGTTGATATCATCATTGAACTAGTAGATCGACCTCATCGGCCTATAGTGTTAATTGAAAGACATAATCTACCTTTAGGTTGGGCTATTCCTGGTGGTTTTGTGGATTATGGGGAAGCCGTGGAAGTGGCGGCGCGGCGAGAAGCTGAGGAAGAAACGGGTTTGCAAGTGGAGTTGGTTGAACAATTACTGGTATATTCCGATCGCGATCGCGATCCCCGTCAGCATACGATTAGCATTGTGTTTTTAGCAACAGCTTCGGGGGAACCAAAGGCTGGGGATGATGCTAAGGGTGTAGGAATTTTTGAGTCTTGGTGTGTGCCTGGTAATTTATGTTTTGACCACGATCGCATTTTGCGCGATTATTGGCGATATCGGCATTATGGGATACGTCCAAGGTTGGGGTAA
- the rimP gene encoding ribosome maturation factor RimP has protein sequence MAHPLIPQIIDLATPVAEELGLEVVGVIFHTHQSPPVLRVDIRNPQQDTGLNDCERMSRALEASLDAAEIVPDTYVLEVSSPGISRQLVTDREFISFKGFPVIISTTPPYDGQQEWIGQLIRRDETTLYLNQKGRVVEIPRSLITKVQLDERR, from the coding sequence ATGGCTCATCCTTTAATTCCACAAATTATTGATTTGGCGACACCAGTAGCAGAAGAACTGGGATTGGAAGTGGTTGGCGTGATTTTTCACACTCACCAAAGTCCACCAGTGTTGCGGGTAGATATTCGCAATCCTCAGCAAGACACCGGATTGAATGATTGTGAGAGGATGAGTCGTGCTTTAGAAGCCTCCTTAGATGCTGCGGAAATCGTTCCAGATACATACGTCTTGGAAGTCTCTAGTCCTGGTATTTCGCGGCAACTGGTAACAGACAGGGAGTTTATTTCCTTTAAAGGATTTCCTGTCATTATCTCCACAACGCCCCCCTACGACGGACAACAAGAGTGGATTGGTCAGTTGATTCGCCGGGATGAGACAACACTTTACTTAAACCAAAAAGGTCGTGTAGTTGAAATTCCCCGCTCCCTAATTACGAAGGTGCAGCTAGACGAGCGCCGATAA